The Sus scrofa isolate TJ Tabasco breed Duroc chromosome X, Sscrofa11.1, whole genome shotgun sequence genome has a segment encoding these proteins:
- the SPACA5 gene encoding sperm acrosome-associated protein 5 precursor, which translates to MKAWGSVVVTLTMLMAATVDAKIYERCELATKLEKAGLDGFKGYTTGDWLCMAHYESGFDTSFVNHNPDGSSEYGIFQLNSAWWCDNGVTPTQNLCHMECHELLNRHILDDIMCAQQVVSSQEGMNAWDSWSQHCSGHDLSEWLKGCHLNVKPDPKRIHS; encoded by the exons ATGAAAGCCTGGGGCTCTGTGGTGGTGACCCTCACCATGCTAATGGCTGCCACTGTGGATGCCAAGATTTATGAACGCTGTGAGCTGGCAACGAAGCTGGAGAAGGCGGGCCTCGATGGCTTCAAGGGCTACACCACTGGAGACT ggctgtgCATGGCGCACTATGAGAGTGGCTTTGACACCTCCTTTGTGAACCACAATCCTGATGGCAGCAGTGAATATGGCATTTTCCAACTGAACTCCGCCTGGTGGTGTGACAATGGTGTTACACCCACCCAGAACCTCTGTCACATGGAGTGTCATG aacTGCTCAACCGCCATATTCTTGATGACATCATGTGTGCCCAGCAGGTAGTGTCCTCACAGGAAGGTATGAATGCCTG ggATTCTTGGAGCCAGCACTGTTCTGGCCATGACTTATCTGAATGGCTCAAGGGGTGTCATTTGAATGTAAAACCTGACCCCAAAAGAATTCATTCATGA